A region of Salinibacter sp. 10B DNA encodes the following proteins:
- a CDS encoding SDR family oxidoreductase, whose protein sequence is MAQSSPTTVLVTGATGYVGGRLVPCLLREGYTVRCFVRNADRLRAQPWGTDVEVVEGDALQAETVPPAMQNVSVVYYLIHSLGSGEDTFAERDRRAATNIRTAAEDAGVDRLIYLGGMRPKGSRQSKHLQSRIETGDVLRDGPIPVTEFRAAQIVGSGSLSFELVRYLTERVPLMICPKWVHTPTQPIAIRNVLQYLIAALDQPESAGEIVEIGGRDVLTYRDMFQIYAAVRGLRRWIVNVPFLTPRLSSHWVGLVTPVPNSIARPLIEGLDNEVVVDDPEEARRLFPSVEPMAFEAAVRLALRRVESDELPTVWNSAVSSTPRSPSRTTTLDTTEGLYREVRTTAVDVPPETAFDTIRRLGGETGWLYGDALWHLRGWIDQLMGGVGFRKGRRHETRLRVGDAVDFWRVEALEPGRLLRLRAEMQMPGRAWLQFDVTPASDEHARTQVTQTVFFEPKGLMGALYWNAVRPVHGLLFAGQLRALEARMKQESQTEREEPPAPETTVAERRE, encoded by the coding sequence ATGGCTCAGTCTTCTCCTACCACTGTGCTCGTCACCGGCGCCACCGGATACGTGGGGGGACGTCTCGTGCCCTGCCTCCTGCGTGAAGGATACACCGTGCGCTGCTTCGTGCGAAATGCCGACCGCCTTCGCGCTCAGCCCTGGGGCACCGACGTGGAGGTTGTTGAGGGGGACGCCCTGCAGGCCGAAACGGTGCCCCCTGCCATGCAAAATGTGAGTGTCGTCTACTATCTCATCCACTCGCTCGGCTCAGGGGAAGACACGTTTGCGGAGCGAGACCGACGGGCAGCCACAAATATCCGTACCGCTGCGGAAGACGCGGGCGTGGACCGCTTGATTTACCTGGGCGGCATGCGTCCAAAGGGATCTCGCCAGTCGAAGCATCTGCAGAGCCGCATCGAAACGGGAGACGTGCTTCGGGACGGCCCGATCCCCGTAACCGAGTTTCGTGCCGCTCAGATCGTGGGATCCGGAAGTCTCTCGTTCGAACTGGTGCGCTACCTCACCGAGCGGGTGCCCCTCATGATCTGCCCAAAGTGGGTGCACACGCCTACTCAGCCCATTGCGATCCGAAATGTACTGCAATACCTGATTGCTGCCCTCGACCAACCGGAGAGTGCTGGAGAAATTGTTGAGATCGGGGGACGCGATGTCCTCACCTACCGAGACATGTTTCAGATCTACGCTGCCGTTCGTGGCTTGCGGCGTTGGATCGTGAACGTCCCCTTTCTAACCCCCCGGCTTTCGTCCCACTGGGTCGGGCTCGTGACGCCAGTCCCAAACAGTATTGCCCGTCCCCTTATTGAGGGCCTGGACAACGAGGTCGTCGTCGACGATCCCGAAGAGGCCCGTCGGCTTTTCCCCAGCGTGGAACCGATGGCCTTTGAGGCAGCCGTGCGTCTCGCCCTGCGTCGTGTCGAGTCCGATGAGTTGCCCACCGTCTGGAATAGTGCTGTTTCGTCCACCCCCCGCTCCCCCAGCCGCACAACAACCCTCGATACGACGGAGGGGCTCTACCGAGAAGTGCGCACTACGGCCGTGGACGTCCCCCCCGAAACGGCCTTCGATACAATCCGTCGTCTGGGTGGAGAGACCGGATGGCTTTACGGGGATGCCCTCTGGCACCTACGGGGCTGGATCGATCAGTTAATGGGCGGTGTCGGCTTCCGGAAGGGCCGCCGGCACGAGACCCGCCTTCGCGTGGGCGATGCGGTGGACTTTTGGCGCGTGGAAGCACTCGAACCGGGGCGCCTGCTGCGTCTTCGGGCGGAAATGCAAATGCCCGGCCGCGCCTGGCTGCAGTTTGACGTAACGCCGGCCTCAGACGAACACGCCCGCACGCAGGTCACGCAAACCGTTTTCTTCGAGCCGAAAGGCCTCATGGGCGCCCTCTATTGGAATGCCGTCCGGCCCGTTCACGGGCTTCTGTTTGCGGGCCAACTCCGGGCGTTGGAGGCGCGAATGAAGCAAGAATCCCAGACAGAAAGAGAGGAGCCTCCTGCCCCCGAGACCACCGTCGCCGAACGACGAGAGTGA